One Nonomuraea angiospora DNA segment encodes these proteins:
- a CDS encoding dihydrodipicolinate synthase family protein produces MTTIDLPGIGAYTLREPVTWEVPGGPPAGRVVYAAAHVVADPLGDNTPGSPAAVDWDATLRFRRHLWSHGLRVADAMDTAQRNMGLDWAATKELIRRSAAEARSYGDPATLVACGAGTDHAPQAADLNTITAAYAEQIETVQSAGAGVIVMASRQLARVAAGPQDYHQVYGKLFGLADRPVILHWLGEMFDPQLAGYWGSGDVAAATESFLELIHAHAAMVDGVKVSLLDEEHEVRLRAALPEGVRLYTGDDFNYPSLIKSGSHALLGIFDAIAPAATAALQALDAAEAAQDENEAARQLARYDEIFAPTVPLSRKIFETPTYNYKTGIVFLAWLNGHQDAFAMVNGAQSARSLRHLAEVFRLADQAGLLSDQELAVGRMRALLAVNGL; encoded by the coding sequence GTGACGACGATCGACCTGCCCGGGATCGGCGCCTACACCCTGCGCGAGCCCGTCACGTGGGAGGTGCCCGGCGGGCCGCCCGCCGGCCGCGTCGTGTACGCGGCCGCGCACGTGGTGGCCGACCCGCTCGGCGACAACACCCCCGGCTCCCCCGCCGCCGTCGACTGGGACGCGACCCTGCGCTTCCGCCGCCACCTGTGGTCGCACGGCCTGCGGGTCGCGGACGCCATGGACACCGCCCAGCGCAACATGGGCCTGGACTGGGCGGCGACCAAGGAGCTCATCCGGCGCAGCGCCGCCGAGGCCCGCTCGTACGGCGACCCGGCGACGCTGGTCGCCTGCGGCGCGGGCACCGACCACGCGCCCCAGGCCGCCGACCTCAACACCATCACCGCCGCGTACGCCGAGCAGATCGAGACCGTCCAGTCGGCCGGCGCCGGTGTGATCGTCATGGCCTCCCGCCAGCTCGCCAGGGTGGCGGCGGGCCCGCAGGACTACCACCAGGTGTACGGCAAGCTGTTCGGCCTGGCGGACCGCCCGGTGATCCTGCACTGGCTGGGCGAGATGTTCGACCCGCAGCTGGCCGGCTACTGGGGTTCGGGCGACGTGGCGGCGGCCACCGAGTCGTTCCTGGAGCTGATCCACGCGCACGCCGCGATGGTGGACGGCGTCAAGGTGTCGCTGCTGGACGAGGAGCACGAGGTACGGCTGCGCGCCGCGCTCCCCGAGGGCGTCAGGCTGTACACGGGCGACGACTTCAACTACCCGTCGCTGATCAAGTCGGGCTCGCACGCGCTGCTGGGCATCTTCGACGCCATCGCCCCGGCGGCCACGGCGGCGCTCCAGGCCCTGGACGCGGCCGAGGCGGCGCAGGACGAGAACGAGGCCGCCCGGCAGCTCGCCCGCTACGACGAGATCTTCGCCCCGACCGTCCCCCTGTCCAGGAAGATCTTCGAGACGCCGACGTACAACTACAAGACCGGCATCGTCTTCCTGGCCTGGCTGAACGGCCACCAGGACGCGTTCGCCATGGTGAACGGCGCCCAGTCGGCCCGCTCGCTGCGGCACCTGGCGGAGGTGTTCCGCCTCGCCGACCAGGCCGGGCTCCTGTCCGACCAGGAGCTGGCCGTGGGCCGGATGAGGGCGCTGCTGGCGGTGAACGGCCTGTGA
- a CDS encoding sugar phosphate isomerase/epimerase family protein has product MSLSLNQWTTRRWSVAEAVDGCVRHGLEAVGLWREKVAEQGLAESVKLVREAGLRVSSLCRGGFLTAGGLPGEEGRRAFAQALEDNRRAIDEAAELSAACLVMVVGGLPGVKPGEALPPSGFSRDVAGARERVAEALAELAPYAGERGVKLALEPLHPIYCPDRAVLSTLGQALDLSLDHPEEQVGVVVDTFHVWWDPKVFEDIARAGRRIASYQVCDYLHPLPQDILLGRGMMGDGVIDFRPITQAVLDAGYAGDVEVEIFNADVWAADPDEVVATMKARYEDVVLPVR; this is encoded by the coding sequence GTGAGTCTCTCCCTCAACCAGTGGACGACCCGGCGGTGGTCCGTGGCCGAGGCCGTGGACGGGTGTGTGCGGCACGGCCTGGAGGCCGTCGGGCTGTGGCGGGAGAAGGTCGCCGAGCAGGGCCTCGCGGAGAGCGTGAAGCTGGTGCGCGAGGCCGGCCTGCGGGTGTCGTCGCTGTGCCGGGGCGGCTTCCTCACGGCGGGCGGCCTGCCCGGCGAGGAGGGCCGGCGGGCCTTCGCGCAGGCGCTGGAGGACAACCGGCGGGCCATCGACGAGGCGGCCGAGCTGTCGGCGGCCTGCCTGGTGATGGTGGTCGGCGGCCTGCCCGGGGTGAAGCCGGGCGAGGCCCTGCCTCCGAGCGGGTTCTCGCGGGACGTGGCGGGGGCGCGCGAGCGCGTGGCGGAGGCGCTGGCCGAGCTGGCGCCGTACGCCGGGGAGCGCGGGGTCAAGCTGGCCCTGGAGCCGCTGCACCCGATCTACTGCCCGGACCGCGCCGTCCTGTCCACCCTGGGCCAGGCGCTGGACCTGAGCCTGGACCACCCGGAGGAGCAGGTCGGCGTGGTGGTCGACACGTTCCACGTGTGGTGGGACCCGAAAGTGTTCGAGGACATCGCGCGGGCTGGCCGCAGGATCGCCTCCTACCAGGTGTGCGACTACCTGCACCCGCTGCCGCAGGACATCCTGCTCGGGCGGGGCATGATGGGCGACGGCGTGATCGACTTCCGGCCGATCACGCAGGCCGTCCTGGACGCCGGTTACGCGGGCGACGTCGAGGTGGAGATCTTCAACGCCGACGTCTGGGCCGCCGACCCCGACGAGGTGGTGGCCACGATGAAGGCCCGTTACGAGGACGTGGTGCTCCCCGTACGGTGA
- a CDS encoding class I SAM-dependent methyltransferase codes for MPETYWNHNVHYQRLVLKLVPEDCAHALDVGCGDGLLAGKLAARVPYVTGVDRCAEAIAMARERRPGNVSFVAGDYLDGQLPEGKYDLVTAVAVVHHADFGEAVDALVRLLAPGGRLVIVGNARDRTLLDGVVRLSGQAVSHVLKLLHGGKRGPGVPVMDPVMSWGEVGRAAGRLLPGCRFRRLLLRRYLLVWDKPR; via the coding sequence ATGCCCGAGACCTACTGGAATCACAACGTTCACTACCAGAGGCTCGTCCTGAAGCTCGTTCCCGAGGACTGCGCGCACGCGCTCGACGTCGGATGCGGTGACGGACTGCTGGCGGGCAAGCTCGCGGCCCGCGTCCCCTACGTGACCGGCGTCGACCGCTGCGCCGAGGCGATCGCCATGGCCCGCGAGCGCCGCCCCGGCAACGTGTCCTTCGTGGCCGGCGACTACCTCGACGGCCAGCTCCCCGAGGGCAAGTACGACCTCGTCACCGCCGTCGCGGTCGTCCACCACGCGGACTTCGGCGAGGCCGTGGACGCGCTGGTGCGGCTGCTGGCGCCGGGCGGCCGGCTGGTGATCGTCGGCAACGCCAGGGATCGCACGCTCCTGGACGGGGTCGTCCGGCTCTCGGGGCAGGCGGTCTCGCACGTGCTCAAGCTGCTCCACGGCGGCAAGCGCGGTCCCGGCGTGCCGGTCATGGACCCCGTCATGTCGTGGGGCGAGGTGGGGCGGGCGGCCGGCCGGCTGCTGCCCGGCTGCCGCTTCCGCCGCCTCCTCCTGCGGCGCTACCTGCTGGTCTGGGACAAGCCGAGGTAG
- a CDS encoding PEP/pyruvate-binding domain-containing protein translates to MKTALAFSEIDAGMLAEVGGKAANLGELARAGLPVPPGWVLTTEAYRRVAEGLETSGDGLAERARRHLLEAPVPEDVRETIVTSYAALGDDVAVAVRSSATAEDLPFASFAGQQDTYLNVVGAEAVVEAVRRCWASLWTDRAVAYRESNGIDHAAVRLAVVVQEMVDARVAGVMFTANPVTGRRHEAVIDANPGLGEAVVSGAVNPDRFVVHGGEILERQAGDKRLTIRSVPGGGTERVETAHDGLCLTDDQVRALAELGARVEDHYGAPQDTEWAIDGDGRLWLTQARPITTLYPLPEQTRPGLRVYFSVNVVQGVMGPLTPMGLSAFRLISSGAAGVPGYGPADPRDGAPFMAVSGQRMWLDLTTAVRSRFGRAILPRALALGEARTVPVFERLAEDPRLSVVHTSPRPVLRGLSRFARRIHAPSRVLLALTRPKQGLAYAARVGEQLDRRLRLPDQVTPAQRLDHAERLLAATFPAILSIMPMVLTGYGLYALASRLSGVPIADMQDVLRSVPHNPTTEMDLELWHLATRIEPEPFRKEPVAELVRLYRAGELPPVAQREITAFLDEYGHRGVAEIDLGVPRWSEEPAHILGVLANYLRMNGGDDLAPSALFAKGAGAARSAIAHVASEARRKGRWRAAVVRFGLRRTREFAGLRELPKFYLVKTLAGVRRSMLAVGEHLVNLDVLDSARDVYFLGFDEARAALDGGDLRAVVAERREAYERESRRRHVPRILLSDGTEPEALATGAVDGALTGTAASAGTVKGVARVVLDPVGAHLEPGEILVCPSTDPGWTPLFLTAGGLVMEMGGAMSHGAVVAREYGIPAVVGVPDATHRITTGQEIEVNGAAGTVTLS, encoded by the coding sequence ATGAAGACGGCACTGGCCTTCTCCGAGATCGACGCCGGAATGCTCGCCGAGGTGGGCGGCAAGGCCGCGAACCTCGGCGAGCTGGCCAGGGCCGGCCTTCCCGTCCCGCCGGGATGGGTGCTGACCACGGAGGCGTACCGGCGGGTCGCGGAGGGCCTGGAGACGAGCGGCGACGGGCTCGCCGAGCGGGCCAGGCGGCACCTGCTGGAGGCGCCGGTGCCGGAAGACGTGCGCGAGACGATCGTGACGTCCTACGCCGCGCTCGGTGACGACGTGGCCGTGGCGGTGCGCTCGTCCGCCACGGCCGAGGACCTGCCGTTCGCCAGCTTCGCCGGGCAGCAGGACACCTACCTCAACGTCGTCGGCGCCGAGGCGGTGGTGGAGGCCGTGCGCCGCTGCTGGGCCTCGCTCTGGACCGATCGCGCGGTCGCCTACCGCGAGTCCAACGGCATCGACCACGCCGCCGTCCGGCTGGCGGTGGTCGTGCAGGAGATGGTGGACGCGCGGGTGGCGGGCGTGATGTTCACCGCCAACCCGGTCACCGGACGGCGGCACGAGGCCGTCATCGACGCCAACCCCGGGCTCGGCGAGGCCGTCGTCTCCGGCGCCGTGAACCCCGACCGGTTCGTCGTGCACGGCGGCGAGATCCTCGAACGCCAGGCCGGCGACAAGCGCCTGACCATCCGCTCCGTGCCCGGCGGCGGCACGGAACGCGTCGAGACCGCGCACGACGGGCTCTGCCTGACCGACGACCAGGTGCGCGCGCTGGCCGAGCTGGGCGCCCGCGTGGAGGACCACTACGGCGCGCCCCAGGACACCGAGTGGGCCATCGACGGCGACGGCCGGCTCTGGCTCACCCAGGCGAGACCGATCACCACGCTCTACCCGCTGCCCGAGCAGACCCGGCCGGGCCTGCGGGTGTACTTCTCGGTCAACGTCGTCCAGGGCGTCATGGGGCCGCTCACCCCGATGGGCCTGTCGGCGTTCCGGCTGATCTCCTCCGGTGCGGCGGGCGTGCCCGGCTACGGGCCGGCCGACCCGCGCGACGGCGCGCCGTTCATGGCCGTGTCGGGCCAGCGCATGTGGCTGGACCTGACCACGGCCGTACGCAGCCGCTTCGGCCGCGCGATCCTGCCGCGCGCGCTCGCGCTGGGCGAGGCGCGCACCGTCCCCGTCTTCGAGCGGCTGGCGGAGGACCCGAGACTCTCGGTGGTGCACACGTCCCCCCGCCCGGTCCTGCGCGGCCTGAGCAGGTTCGCCCGCCGCATCCACGCGCCGTCCCGGGTCCTGCTCGCCCTGACGCGGCCCAAGCAGGGCCTCGCGTACGCCGCCCGCGTCGGCGAGCAGCTGGACCGGCGCCTGCGGCTCCCCGACCAGGTCACCCCCGCCCAGCGCCTGGACCACGCCGAACGCCTGCTCGCCGCCACCTTCCCGGCCATCCTGTCGATCATGCCCATGGTGCTCACCGGCTACGGCCTGTACGCGCTGGCCTCCAGGCTCTCCGGCGTGCCGATCGCCGACATGCAGGACGTCCTGCGCAGCGTCCCGCACAACCCGACCACGGAGATGGACCTGGAGCTGTGGCACCTGGCCACCCGCATCGAGCCGGAGCCGTTCAGGAAGGAGCCGGTGGCCGAGCTGGTCCGCCTCTACCGCGCCGGTGAGCTCCCGCCGGTCGCCCAGCGCGAGATCACCGCGTTCCTGGACGAGTACGGCCACCGCGGCGTCGCCGAGATCGACCTGGGCGTGCCCCGCTGGTCGGAGGAGCCCGCGCACATCCTCGGCGTGCTGGCCAACTACCTGCGCATGAACGGCGGCGACGACCTCGCGCCCTCCGCGCTGTTCGCCAAGGGGGCAGGGGCGGCGCGCTCCGCCATCGCCCACGTGGCGTCCGAGGCCCGCCGCAAGGGCCGCTGGCGGGCCGCGGTCGTGCGGTTCGGGCTCCGGCGGACCAGGGAGTTCGCGGGGCTGCGCGAGCTGCCCAAGTTCTATCTGGTCAAGACCCTCGCCGGGGTGCGGCGGAGCATGCTCGCGGTGGGGGAGCACCTGGTGAACCTCGATGTCCTGGACTCGGCGCGGGACGTGTACTTCCTCGGCTTCGACGAGGCCAGGGCCGCCCTGGACGGGGGCGACCTGCGCGCGGTCGTGGCGGAGCGGCGGGAGGCGTACGAGCGGGAGTCGCGCCGCAGGCACGTCCCGAGGATCCTGCTGTCCGACGGCACCGAGCCCGAGGCGCTCGCGACCGGTGCCGTGGACGGCGCGCTCACGGGCACGGCCGCCTCGGCCGGCACCGTCAAGGGCGTGGCCAGAGTGGTGCTCGACCCCGTCGGCGCGCACCTGGAGCCGGGCGAGATCCTGGTCTGCCCCTCGACCGATCCCGGCTGGACGCCGCTGTTCCTGACGGCGGGCGGGCTGGTGATGGAGATGGGCGGCGCGATGTCGCACGGCGCCGTGGTGGCCAGGGAGTACGGCATCCCGGCCGTCGTCGGCGTGCCCGACGCCACCCACCGCATCACGACGGGGCAGGAGATCGAAGTGAACGGCGCCGCGGGGACCGTGACGCTATCGTGA
- a CDS encoding alkaline phosphatase family protein — MPLSKRNKVLVVGMDGLRFDRLQALGAPVLGSLMSSGAYGTSKLPYGEAGTPRTESPGQVVPKAPEPGGRVIASRTDSGPGWSSIATGVWPDKHGVVDNGFANPRFTKYPDFLTRAKHARPELSTAAFFSWRALEEHGAFSRAIDHRFVLEGYEFGSWAEADRRVAEAAEWHLAAADPDAVFVYLGDTDEVAHDLGPHCPEYFEALQTQDAYLGRLLDTVRGRSSYPGERWTVLITTDHGHVDEGGHGGTSDEERTVFVIANRLEEDLGGRSLGEPRLVDVGPTALGALGVEVDPAWDLDGADLFITR, encoded by the coding sequence ATGCCCCTATCTAAGCGGAACAAGGTGCTGGTCGTCGGGATGGACGGCCTGCGGTTCGACCGCCTCCAGGCTCTGGGCGCGCCCGTGCTGGGCTCGCTCATGTCCTCCGGCGCGTACGGCACCAGCAAGCTCCCCTACGGCGAGGCCGGGACGCCGCGCACGGAGTCGCCCGGCCAGGTCGTCCCCAAGGCCCCCGAGCCGGGCGGGCGCGTCATCGCCTCGCGGACGGACTCGGGCCCCGGCTGGTCGTCGATCGCCACCGGAGTCTGGCCGGACAAACACGGCGTAGTGGACAACGGCTTCGCAAACCCCCGTTTCACGAAATATCCGGACTTCTTGACTCGTGCGAAGCATGCGCGGCCGGAGCTCAGCACCGCCGCGTTCTTCTCCTGGAGGGCGCTGGAGGAGCACGGGGCGTTCAGCCGGGCCATCGACCACCGGTTCGTCCTGGAGGGCTACGAGTTCGGCTCCTGGGCCGAGGCCGACAGGCGGGTCGCCGAGGCCGCCGAGTGGCACCTGGCGGCGGCCGACCCCGACGCCGTCTTCGTGTATCTCGGCGACACCGATGAGGTGGCCCACGACCTCGGCCCTCATTGCCCCGAGTACTTCGAGGCGCTCCAGACCCAGGACGCCTACCTGGGGCGGCTGCTCGACACGGTGCGGGGACGGTCCTCGTACCCGGGGGAGCGCTGGACGGTGCTGATCACGACCGACCACGGGCACGTGGACGAGGGTGGCCACGGCGGGACGTCGGACGAGGAGCGCACGGTGTTCGTGATCGCGAACCGGCTGGAGGAGGACCTGGGCGGCCGCTCGCTCGGCGAGCCGCGCCTGGTCGACGTGGGGCCGACGGCGCTGGGCGCCCTGGGCGTCGAGGTCGACCCCGCCTGGGACCTGGACGGCGCGGATCTTTTCATCACCCGTTGA
- a CDS encoding sugar phosphate isomerase/epimerase family protein: MKLAVSTLGMPGEGLDRAIEIAAGGGCQGLELRLHPDTGVHGGLDAAQRRSVRERVERAGLEIAALAGYAKVCAPGPDEPVIEELLTDLRLAADLGAPAVRVFPGGDDPAVGARRLKAVSGTAAALGVRVLVETHDHLATGAAVAGLLAEAGCPETTGAIWDLLHPWRHGEPPADTLAALGPYLSYVQVKDAVSAEDTTPVPMWTGSVPLEESGELLRAAGYDGWVSLEWERTWYPQVAPVEEILPGAADWVRRFAL; the protein is encoded by the coding sequence GTGAAGCTGGCCGTCAGCACCCTGGGGATGCCCGGTGAAGGGCTGGACAGGGCGATCGAGATCGCGGCCGGCGGCGGCTGCCAGGGCCTGGAGCTGCGCCTGCACCCGGACACCGGGGTTCACGGCGGCCTCGACGCCGCGCAGCGGCGCTCGGTGCGCGAACGGGTCGAGCGGGCGGGCCTGGAGATCGCCGCGCTCGCCGGTTATGCCAAGGTCTGTGCGCCTGGACCGGACGAACCGGTCATCGAGGAGCTCCTCACCGACCTCCGGCTCGCCGCCGACCTGGGCGCCCCCGCGGTGCGGGTGTTCCCGGGCGGCGACGATCCCGCGGTCGGCGCCCGCCGGCTCAAGGCGGTCTCCGGTACGGCCGCCGCGCTCGGCGTCCGCGTCCTCGTCGAGACGCACGACCACCTGGCCACCGGCGCCGCCGTGGCCGGGCTGCTGGCCGAGGCGGGCTGCCCCGAGACCACCGGCGCGATCTGGGACCTGCTGCACCCGTGGCGCCACGGCGAGCCCCCGGCCGACACGCTGGCCGCGCTGGGCCCGTACCTCTCCTACGTCCAGGTCAAGGACGCGGTCTCGGCCGAGGACACCACGCCGGTGCCCATGTGGACGGGGTCGGTGCCGCTGGAGGAGTCGGGCGAGCTGCTGCGCGCGGCCGGTTACGACGGATGGGTGTCGCTGGAGTGGGAGCGCACCTGGTATCCGCAGGTCGCCCCGGTCGAGGAGATCCTCCCGGGGGCGGCTGACTGGGTGCGGCGTTTCGCCCTTTAG
- a CDS encoding LacI family DNA-binding transcriptional regulator, with product MVTLEDVAKQAGVSLATASRVLNGSTRQVGATLRARVEQAADELGYRANIAAQTLARGASNVIGIVVHDLTDPYFAALADGAMRAAATEGLLVMVGTTHRDPEQEIAYVATLNAQRVRAVLLVGSRVADHAVTGRLRDELARYQSGGGRAACVGQDLLGVDTVAPANRAGAAELARALAGLGHTRFAVLAGPPHLVTAADRCAGFAGALEELGLPAPHVIHGPFDRDGGYAAAQQVKDATCVFAVNDVMAVGALAAYRERGVRVPEDVSVAGFDDIVTLRDHVPALTTVRLPLTDMGARALELALAETDEIVVEQVAGEVVLRESVRRMA from the coding sequence GTGGTCACGCTTGAGGACGTCGCCAAGCAGGCGGGCGTCTCGCTCGCGACAGCCTCGCGGGTGCTCAACGGCAGCACCCGCCAGGTGGGCGCCACCCTGCGGGCGCGGGTCGAGCAGGCCGCGGACGAGCTGGGCTACCGCGCCAACATCGCCGCCCAGACGCTCGCCCGAGGGGCCAGCAACGTCATCGGCATCGTCGTCCACGACCTGACCGACCCCTACTTCGCGGCCCTGGCCGACGGGGCGATGCGGGCTGCCGCCACCGAGGGCCTGCTCGTCATGGTGGGCACCACGCACCGCGACCCCGAGCAGGAGATCGCCTACGTGGCCACGCTGAACGCCCAGCGCGTGCGGGCGGTGCTGCTGGTCGGCTCGCGCGTCGCCGACCACGCCGTCACCGGCCGCCTGCGCGACGAGCTCGCCCGCTACCAGTCGGGCGGCGGCCGGGCCGCCTGCGTGGGCCAGGACCTGCTCGGCGTCGACACCGTCGCGCCCGCCAACAGGGCGGGCGCGGCCGAGCTGGCCCGCGCGCTGGCCGGGCTCGGGCACACGCGGTTCGCGGTGCTGGCCGGGCCGCCGCACCTGGTGACGGCGGCCGACCGCTGCGCCGGGTTCGCCGGGGCGCTGGAGGAGCTGGGGCTGCCCGCGCCGCACGTCATCCACGGGCCGTTCGACCGCGACGGCGGCTACGCGGCGGCCCAGCAGGTCAAGGACGCGACCTGCGTGTTCGCGGTCAACGACGTGATGGCGGTCGGGGCGCTCGCGGCCTACAGGGAGCGCGGGGTCCGGGTGCCGGAGGACGTCTCGGTGGCCGGGTTCGACGACATCGTGACGTTGCGGGACCACGTGCCCGCGCTGACGACCGTGCGGCTGCCCCTGACGGACATGGGCGCGCGGGCTCTGGAGCTCGCGCTGGCGGAGACGGACGAGATCGTGGTCGAGCAGGTCGCGGGCGAGGTCGTGCTGCGAGAGAGCGTACGGAGGATGGCGTGA